A window of the Clupea harengus chromosome 8, Ch_v2.0.2, whole genome shotgun sequence genome harbors these coding sequences:
- the LOC105896232 gene encoding transcription factor SOX-30, translated as MDRHPKRRAQMSFRKNEQGKNEESEQKPSKRLCSEGVRRPGRPPKVSYVDKSEEKTFGEEKQLPKNFSCNVKCSGDSKKRNVPVIFKAGSSKDSIVPVSASPQETEDLVNSTLPTESEAISQNTLFMTPVFTNASVQVQSVQVKEESIANANNDDLKVNVSPKMTEVFSVPTQFVGQDQLQVSGDRSTQTLQSNDFQLQYTFEGAEPITLSRVPFPPFPMSLPNETSVKVDTSGVNLTQSPSTADDPDIPMCKDRSGYIKRPMNAFMVWARIHRQALSKANPMANNADISVQLGFEWSRLTEEQKMPYYEEAHKLKVKHRQEFPGWVYQPRPGKRKGCGAGDEAPSTSTQAPLTTTSPPPIAHSSATYTMARQPSSRGRSSAGQYLYRNVGRPRLPPVHMIRGPVQMPGGQPLFLQQPPPRPLVHLACGDVVHRPCFRKPSVQHEHSHPIEPLREVTPTNMMHFPKGFQLQTSNLGHHQVYPPAPVQHPTNAIPTQRFPFPSPVYVPGTQFYPPCTYPNAHGAYTYPNFNPSVSDVRGFYEDQCQKHEAMFASLSREFLLREAGEGGSQSHTQLPPISSLMMVSSPSMTVPTSEMVYSQPAQEDPSRLQTVSEDGEEVRVMRIL; from the exons ATGGACAGACATCCTAAAAGAAGGGCGCAGATGTCATTCAGGAAAAACGAACagggaaaaaatgaagaaaGTGAACAAAAACCTAGCAAGAGACTTTGTAGCGAAGGTGTGAGGAGACCAGGTAGGCCACCGAAAGTGTCTTACGTTGATAAGTCAGAAGAAAAGACCTTCGGTGAAGAGAAACAGCTACCGAAAAACTTTAGCTGTAACGTTAAATGCAGTGGGGACTCTAAAAAACGCAATGTTCCAGTGATTTTTAAAGCAGGTTCCAGTAAGGACAGCATTGTTCCAGTATCTGCTTCGCCTCAAGAAACTGAAGACTTGGTCAACTCAACTTTACCAACGGAAAGTGAAGCTATAAGCCAAAACACTCTATTTATGACCCCTGTTTTTACAAACGCATCTGTTCAAGTGCAGTCTGTCCAGGTTAAAGAGGAAAGCATTGCTAATGCTAACAATGACGACCTTAAGGTAAATGTTTCACCAAAAATGACAGAGGTGTTCTCTGTCCCAACTCAATTTGTGGGGCAGGATCAACTACAAGTGTCGGGAGATCGgtcaacacaaacacttcaaaGTAATGATTTCCAGCTACAATACACTTTTGAAGGGGCTGAGCCGATCACCCTCAGCCGGGTTCCTTTCCCCCCTTTTCCTATGAGTTTGCCAAATGAGACCTCCGTGAAAGTCGATACCAGCGGAGTAAACCTCACACAATCTCCATCAACAGCAG ATGATCCAGATATACCCATGTGTAAAGACCGCAGTGGCTACATCAAGAGACCAATGAACGCCTTCATGGTGTGGGCCAGAATCCACCGTCAAGCTCTCTCCAAGGCTAATCCCATGGCCAACAATGCAGACATTAGTGTACAGCTGGGATTTGAGTGGAGCAGGCTAACTGAAGAACAGAAAATGCCCTATTATGAGGAGGCACACAAACTTAAAGTTAAACATCGTCAGGAGTTTCCAG GTTGGGTCTATCAGCCAAGACCAGGGAAAAGAAAAGGTTGTGGCGCTGGGGACGAGGCTCCTTCAACATCAACACAAGCACCCCTGACCACCACCTCACCACCTCCAATTGCCCACAGTTCTGCGACCTACACCATGGCAAGGCAACCCTCTTCACGTGGTAGAAGCTCAGCTGGACAATATTTGTATAGAAATGTAGGCAGACCCA GACTTCCTCCTGTGCACATGATCAGAGGTCCTGTCCAGATGCCTGGTGGGCAACCTCTATTCCTTCAGCAACCTCCTCCTCGACCTTTAGTACATCTTGCATGTG GGGATGTGGTCCACAGGCCCTGCTTCAGAAAACCCAGTGTCCAGCATGAGCATAGCCACCCTATTGAGCCACTACGAGAGGTGACTCCCACCAATATGATGCACTTCCCGAAGGGCTTTCAACTGCAAACATCAAATCTTGGACACCATCAAGTGTACCCACCAGCACCCGTGCAGCACCCTACAAACGCCATCCCTACTCAACgtttcccttttccctctcccgtTTATGTTCCGGGGACCCAGTTCTATCCACCTTG CACATACCCTAATGCCCATGGTGCCTACACCTATCCAAACTTCAACCCCTCCGTGTCAGATGTCAGAGGCTTCTACGAGGATCAGTGCCAGAAGCATGAGGCCATGTTTGCCAGCCTGTCCCGCGAGTTCCTGCTTCGTgaggcagggga
- the clint1b gene encoding clathrin interactor 1 isoform X2, with amino-acid sequence MLNMWKVRELVDKATNVVMNYSEIESKVREATNDDPWGPSGQLMGEIAKATFMYEQFPEVMNMLWTRMLKDNKKNWRRVYKALLLLAYLIRNGSERVVTSAREHIYDLRSLENYHFADENGKDQGINVRQKVKEMVDFVQDDDRLRDERKKAKKNKDKYIGVSSDTMGGFKSGDQSLDADSKGKWEEDWDKSKGGFPFSEKLGEISDKIGNTIDDTINKFRKKDRDDSPDRISDNEEDRASQNGPPSKSEFKDEEDTDSNNPATQAAESTSNSSFARKRGGIPTKTVDLGAAAHYTGDKNSPDADNARTSISQSSSSGLADLLMVDPAQTSTSGGGSDLIGGFADFSSPAASASLPPKAGSASSGTGEFGEWNAFGNTTTTSSPPASTTAVSAAPQAVTDLFGEVQATPTQALPTSSQAPSADLFDLMGPNHATLSASQSLSFNMCANQSMPMSRSQTLGGPMHSLGGPMMPQQMGMQKLGAQGSFPATWSDPSVNISLDFLSAGMQQPKPSQPTLNTMIQQQGGWA; translated from the exons CACCAACGTGGTGATGAACTACTCGGAGATCGAGTCGAAGGTTCGTGAAGCCACTAATGACGACCCCTGGGGACCATCCGGACAACTCATGGGAGAGATTGCCAA AGCCACGTTTATGTACGAACAGTTCCCGGAGGTCATGAATATGCTGTGGACCAGAATGCTGAAGGACAACAAGAAAAACTGGAGAAGAGTTTACAAG gccTTACTTCTTCTAGCGTACCTCATCCGAAACGGCTCGGAGAGAGTTGTCACCAGCGCCAGAGAACACATATATGATCTCCGCTCCCTCGAAAACTACCACTTTGCTG ACGAGAATGGGAAGGACCAGGGCATCAACGTGAGGCAGAAGGTGAAAGAGATGGTGGATTTTGTGCAGGACGACGACCGGCTGCGGGATGAGAGGAAGAAGGCCAAGAAGAACAAGGACAAATACATCGGCGTGTCCTCCGACACCATGGGCGGCTTCAAGT CGGGAGACCAGAGTTTGGACGCGGACTCCAAGGGGAAGTGGGAGGAAGACTGGGACAAGAGCAAAGGGGGCTTTCCCTTCAGTGAGAAGCTGGGCGAGATCAGCGACAAAATAGGCAACACCATCGACGACACCATCAACAAGTTCCGCAAGAAAGACCGCGATGACTCACCTGAcagaatcag TGACAACGAGGAAGACCGAGCATCACAAAATGGTCCACCCTCAAAGTCAGAGTTCAAGGATGAGGAGGACACAGACTCGAACAATCCTGCCACCCAGGCAGCAGAGTCCACGAGCAACAGCTCTTTCGCACGCAAGCGCGGTGGCATTCCCACTAAAACAGTGGACCTGGGGGCTGCCGCTCATTACACCGGCGATAAGAACAGTCCAGACGCCGACAACGCAAGG ACATCCATCAGTCAGTCATCAAGCAGTGGCCTTGCAGACCTGTTAATGGTGGACCCAGCACAGACATCAACCAGTG GTGGAGGTTCAGATCTAATCGGGGGGTTTGCTGATTTCTCCTCCCCAGCCGCCTCTGCTAGCCTCCCTCCCAAAGCTG GGTCAGCCTCCAGTGGTACTGGAGAGTTTGGCGAGTGGAACGCCTTCGGCAACACCACAACCACCTCCAGCCCGCCTGCCTCCACCACCGCCGTCTCGGCTGCACCCCAAGCAGTGACGGACCTCTTTGGCGAAGTCCAGGCCACCCCGACTCAGGCACTACCCACCTCTTCCCAGGCCCCCTCGGCCGACCTCTTTGACCTGATGGGACCAAACCACGCCACACTCAGCGCCTCGCAGAGCTTGAGCTTCAACATGTGTGCCAACCAGAGCATGCCCATGTCACGGTCTCAG ACTCTCGGCGGTCCTATGCACAGTTTAGGAGGTCCCATGATGCCACAGCAGATGGGTATGCAGAAGCTGGGGGCGCAGGGTTCCTTCCCCGCCACGTGGTCCGACCCCAGTGTCAACATTAGCCTGGACTTCCTCTCAGCAGGCATGCAGCAGCCCAAGCCCTCACAGCCCACACTCAACACTATGATCCAGCAGCAGGGTGGGTGGGCTT GA
- the clint1b gene encoding clathrin interactor 1 isoform X1, with amino-acid sequence MLNMWKVRELVDKATNVVMNYSEIESKVREATNDDPWGPSGQLMGEIAKATFMYEQFPEVMNMLWTRMLKDNKKNWRRVYKALLLLAYLIRNGSERVVTSAREHIYDLRSLENYHFADENGKDQGINVRQKVKEMVDFVQDDDRLRDERKKAKKNKDKYIGVSSDTMGGFKSGDQSLDADSKGKWEEDWDKSKGGFPFSEKLGEISDKIGNTIDDTINKFRKKDRDDSPDRISDNEEDRASQNGPPSKSEFKDEEDTDSNNPATQAAESTSNSSFARKRGGIPTKTVDLGAAAHYTGDKNSPDADNARTSISQSSSSGLADLLMVDPAQTSTSGGGSDLIGGFADFSSPAASASLPPKAGSASSGTGEFGEWNAFGNTTTTSSPPASTTAVSAAPQAVTDLFGEVQATPTQALPTSSQAPSADLFDLMGPNHATLSASQSLSFNMCANQSMPMSRSQTLGGPMHSLGGPMMPQQMGMQKLGAQGSFPATWSDPSVNISLDFLSAGMQQPKPSQPTLNTMIQQQGPLTGIQPPLNMMAQSFTGMNLNSQPAAPVAPRPPIGSMMVSGGQMGMAIPPAMATGTMGIGGMGVGGMPVNQGMPGMNMGMTAPAGAGLPGGAAGMPAMGLGQGMTPTMMPPKQDAFANFGNFGK; translated from the exons CACCAACGTGGTGATGAACTACTCGGAGATCGAGTCGAAGGTTCGTGAAGCCACTAATGACGACCCCTGGGGACCATCCGGACAACTCATGGGAGAGATTGCCAA AGCCACGTTTATGTACGAACAGTTCCCGGAGGTCATGAATATGCTGTGGACCAGAATGCTGAAGGACAACAAGAAAAACTGGAGAAGAGTTTACAAG gccTTACTTCTTCTAGCGTACCTCATCCGAAACGGCTCGGAGAGAGTTGTCACCAGCGCCAGAGAACACATATATGATCTCCGCTCCCTCGAAAACTACCACTTTGCTG ACGAGAATGGGAAGGACCAGGGCATCAACGTGAGGCAGAAGGTGAAAGAGATGGTGGATTTTGTGCAGGACGACGACCGGCTGCGGGATGAGAGGAAGAAGGCCAAGAAGAACAAGGACAAATACATCGGCGTGTCCTCCGACACCATGGGCGGCTTCAAGT CGGGAGACCAGAGTTTGGACGCGGACTCCAAGGGGAAGTGGGAGGAAGACTGGGACAAGAGCAAAGGGGGCTTTCCCTTCAGTGAGAAGCTGGGCGAGATCAGCGACAAAATAGGCAACACCATCGACGACACCATCAACAAGTTCCGCAAGAAAGACCGCGATGACTCACCTGAcagaatcag TGACAACGAGGAAGACCGAGCATCACAAAATGGTCCACCCTCAAAGTCAGAGTTCAAGGATGAGGAGGACACAGACTCGAACAATCCTGCCACCCAGGCAGCAGAGTCCACGAGCAACAGCTCTTTCGCACGCAAGCGCGGTGGCATTCCCACTAAAACAGTGGACCTGGGGGCTGCCGCTCATTACACCGGCGATAAGAACAGTCCAGACGCCGACAACGCAAGG ACATCCATCAGTCAGTCATCAAGCAGTGGCCTTGCAGACCTGTTAATGGTGGACCCAGCACAGACATCAACCAGTG GTGGAGGTTCAGATCTAATCGGGGGGTTTGCTGATTTCTCCTCCCCAGCCGCCTCTGCTAGCCTCCCTCCCAAAGCTG GGTCAGCCTCCAGTGGTACTGGAGAGTTTGGCGAGTGGAACGCCTTCGGCAACACCACAACCACCTCCAGCCCGCCTGCCTCCACCACCGCCGTCTCGGCTGCACCCCAAGCAGTGACGGACCTCTTTGGCGAAGTCCAGGCCACCCCGACTCAGGCACTACCCACCTCTTCCCAGGCCCCCTCGGCCGACCTCTTTGACCTGATGGGACCAAACCACGCCACACTCAGCGCCTCGCAGAGCTTGAGCTTCAACATGTGTGCCAACCAGAGCATGCCCATGTCACGGTCTCAG ACTCTCGGCGGTCCTATGCACAGTTTAGGAGGTCCCATGATGCCACAGCAGATGGGTATGCAGAAGCTGGGGGCGCAGGGTTCCTTCCCCGCCACGTGGTCCGACCCCAGTGTCAACATTAGCCTGGACTTCCTCTCAGCAGGCATGCAGCAGCCCAAGCCCTCACAGCCCACACTCAACACTATGATCCAGCAGCAGG GACCGCTTACAGGCATCCAGCCACCTCTGAACATGATGGCCCAGAGTTTTACTGGCATGAACCTTAACTCGCAGCCAGCCGCTCCAGTGGCCCCCAGACCACCCATTGGCTCCATGATGGTATCGGGCGGGCAAATGGGCATGGCAATACCCCCGGCCATGGCAACGGGTACGATGGGGATTGGGGGAATGGGAGTGGGGGGCATGCCTGTCAATCAGGGAATGCCTGGCATGAACATGGGCATGACTGCCCCCGCTGGTGCGGGCCTGCCTGGAGGTGCTGCTGGCATGCCAGCGATGGGCTTGGGCCAGGGCATGACCCCCACCATGATGCCACCCAAACAAGATGCCTTTGCAAATTTTGGCAACTTTGGTAAATGA